A part of Aspergillus flavus chromosome 5, complete sequence genomic DNA contains:
- a CDS encoding uncharacterized protein (expressed protein): MVEVDSNDIAGRTPLSYAAKAKCRGPRILEALIKTGKLWEDSILNVEPPFATGKVDIMSKDKNGRTSLSYAEGAEREDLRKLLMDDLQSSGSTIEVSEYS, encoded by the exons ATGGTAGAAGTTGATTCAAATGACATCGCTGGGCGTACACCACTGTCATATGCTGCGAAGGCCAAATGTCGAGGTCCACGGATCTTAGAGGCGCTGATCAAAACCGGGAAG CTTTGGGAAGACAGTATTCTCAATGTAGAACCACCTTTTGCTACTGGGAAGGTTGATATCATGTCAAAGGACAAGAATGGCCGCACGTCACTTTCATACGCTGAAGGGGCTGAAAGAGAGGATCTCAGAAAACTACTCATGGACGATCTGCAGTCAAGCGG CTCAACCATTGAGGTGTCCGAATATTCATGA
- a CDS encoding Bestrophin, RFP-TM, chloride channel-domain-containing protein, producing the protein MAHTRISCPIDRSREVFRFIKGAIHGAIIVPVLFHALFTAFVVYLDLYIFDTVGLPSSIIPSLSIVVGLMLVFRNQTSYNRFWDGRSSLTTLTTCIRNLVRTILTNGYSTSRPLRQDEKEDIERTIRILMAIPYAVKNHLRAEYGAAFYSFGDDVGEDGVAAYNPDYANLLPKGLEGHEDEGLTLPFQLSFFIDGFIKRGVERGWYHAPGASQMQAQLNSLLDAVGKMEMIRLTPIPVAHLIHQKQVLALFGCVLPFGMVDDLGWWTVPIVSLVIFTLYGIEGIGSQLEDPFGYDRNDIKMDAIVGDSKMEIDVVLSEWRKLMSFVEAETPRTESRCVEDHSDRASPPSTRKRRSNSSPEAPQRSTEAIFNEIIHKIPTIREFTELVYEYIPPEQGSLICRTFLESGIFEASNARANFNARTGTLWIRVRLTELHGVQIRWVGYTSGVWVRKGLMNEAESDIFDIGAGTTLDGFTGQYTHSSKEPDLFLCPATDDLPSIVVESGFSESWPRLHADKDLWMYGSTTVNVVILLKWSKCVRTRCKGKVEVWTRNPAGGLMMCEKPIFPRPVPAPDPDTDVVQFTKLDLFGKHIVAGQNPMTVLSLGLSELRDHARHRMSLMGLTPA; encoded by the exons ATGGCACACACCCGCATCTCCTGTCCCATCGACAGAAGCCGCGAAG TCTTCCGATTCATTAAAGGCGCCATCCACGGCGCCATCATCGTGCCCGTACTCTTCCACGCACTGTTCACGGCCTTCGTCGTCTATCTAGATCTGTACATTTTTGATACCGTCGGACTACCCAGTAGCATT AtcccctctctctcaatAGTGGTGGGCCTTATGCTCGTCTTCCGCAACCAAACCAGCTACAACCGCTTCTGGGACGGCCGCAGCAGCCTCACAACCCTAACTACCTGTATTCGCAACCTGGTGCGTACCATCCTCACCAACGGCTACAGCACCTCGCGTCCCCTCCGCCAAGACGAAaaggaagacattgaacGCACCATCCGCATCCTCATGGCCATACCTTACGCTGTGAAAAACCACCTCCGCGCCGAATATGGCGCTGCCTTCTACTCCTTTGGGGACGACGTCGGCGAGGACGGAGTCGCGGCATATAACCCCGACTACGCGAATCTGCTCCCCAAGGGACTCGAGGGTCACGAGGATGAAGGGTTAACGCTGCCGTTCCAATTAAGTTTCTTCATAGATGGTTTCATCAAGAGGGGTGTAGAGAGGGGCTGGTATCATGCGCCTGGGGCGAGTCAGATGCAGGCGCAGTTGAATTCGTTGTTGGATGCGGtggggaagatggagatgattcGGTTGACGCCTATTCCTGTTGCGCATTT GATTCACCAAAAACAAGTCCTGGCTCTCTTTGGCTGCGTCCTGCCCTTCGGAATGGTGGATGATCTGGGCTGGTGGACTGTTCCCATTGTCAGTCTGGTTATTTTCACATTATACGGAATCGAAGGGATCGGATCACAACTGGAAGATCCGTTCGGATACGACCGAAACGATATCAAGATGGATGCGATTGTTGGGGACTCCAAGATGGAGATCGACGTGGTGTTATCGGAGTGGCGGAAGTTGATGTCGTTCGTGGAAGCGGAGACACCAAGGACTGAGAGCCGATGTGTCGAAGATCATAGCGACCGGG CTTCACCACCTTCTACTCGAAAGCGACGAAGCAACAGTTCTCCCGAAGCTCCACAACGATCCACTGAAGCCATCTTCAATGAGATCATTCACAAGATCCCCACTATTAGAGAATTCACTGAGCTCGTTTACGAATATATACCACCTGAGCAAGGCAGTCTGATCTGTCGCACTTTCTTAGAGTCTGGTATTTTCGAGGCAAGCAATGCAAG GGCAAACTTCAATGCACGCACTGGAACGCTTTGGATCCGAGTAAGGTTGACAGAACTCCACGGTGTGCAGATCAGATGGGTTGGCTATACTAGCGGTGTTTGGGTAAGGAAAGGGCTCATGAACGAGGCCGAAAGTGATATTTTCGATATTGGAGCAGGAACGA CTCTTGATGGATTTACGGGGCAATACACGCATTCATCGAAGGAGCCAGACTTGTTTTTATGTCCGGCTACAGACGACCTACCTTCAATTGTTGTTGAAAGTGGATTCAGTGAATCGTGGCCGCGCTTGCACGCTGATAAAGACCTATGGATGTATGGATCCACTACAGTCAATGTGGTGATCTTGTTGAAGTGGTCCAAGTGTGTCCGCACTAGATGTAAAGGTAAGGTGGAAGTATGGACACGAAATCCGGCAGGGGGTCTTATGATGTGCGAAAAG CCAATATTTCCGCGGCCTGTTCCTGCTCCCGATCCCGACACCGATGTGGTCCAGTTCACGAAGCTGGATCTCTTTGGCAAACACATAGTTGCCGGTCAAAACCCTATGACGgttctttctttgggtttgTCAGAACTGCGTGACCATGCTCGCCATCGAATGTCGCTTATGGGATTGACACCTGCATGA